From a single Georhizobium profundi genomic region:
- the fsa gene encoding fructose-6-phosphate aldolase, with protein MKFFVDTADVAEIRELNDFGLLDGVTTNPSLIMKSGRDYKEVTKEICDIVEGPVSAEVTAVDYDGMMREAEVLGAIADNVCIKLPLTLAGLKACKALTEQGKLVNVTLCFSANQALLAAKAGATFISPFIGRLDDIHLDGMDLIREIRQIYDNYGFDTEILAASIRTANHIKDAALIGADVVTAPPATLKSLVKHPLTDKGLETFLEDWKKTGQTIA; from the coding sequence ATGAAATTCTTTGTCGATACCGCCGACGTCGCCGAAATTCGGGAGCTGAACGATTTCGGCCTTCTCGACGGCGTGACGACCAACCCCTCGCTCATCATGAAGTCCGGCCGCGACTACAAGGAAGTCACGAAGGAAATCTGCGACATCGTCGAAGGTCCCGTGTCTGCCGAAGTCACTGCGGTCGACTATGACGGCATGATGCGCGAAGCAGAAGTTCTCGGTGCGATCGCCGACAATGTCTGCATCAAGCTGCCGCTCACGCTCGCCGGTCTCAAGGCCTGCAAGGCCCTCACCGAACAGGGCAAGCTGGTCAACGTAACCCTGTGCTTCTCCGCCAACCAGGCGCTCCTGGCTGCCAAGGCCGGCGCAACGTTCATCTCGCCCTTCATCGGCCGCCTCGACGACATCCATCTCGACGGCATGGACCTGATCCGCGAGATCCGCCAGATCTACGACAATTACGGCTTCGACACCGAAATCCTCGCAGCGTCGATCCGCACCGCGAACCACATCAAGGACGCCGCTCTCATTGGCGCCGATGTGGTCACTGCGCCGCCGGCCACGCTCAAGTCGCTCGTCAAGCACCCGCTGACGGACAAGGGTCTCGAGACGTTCCTGGAAGACTGGAAGAAGACCGGCCAGACGATCGCCTGA
- a CDS encoding primosomal protein N' encodes MTRHSAADSQSVLFDAPPTPVVPVPVVSVLVPLPAPEPYSYVVPEGLQVQPGSLVQVPLGPRQVLGVVWDGPPGREIDARKLRPITHVFDCPPLDAVMRRFIEWVADYTLSPPGLVARMALRAPAALDPEPMIEGLAATGAVPEKLTPARRRVLDTAQETGAWTKSGLAHAAGVSSSVVDGLVKQGAFAPILLPPPPVVALPDPTYGGAELSDGQAGSAAILREAVGKARFGVHLLDGVTGSGKTEVYFAAVAEAIEQGKQALILLPEIALTPAFLARFEARFGAPPAEWHSELAPRTRERVWRQVVDGRVRIVVGARSALFLPFKELGLIVVDEEHDPAYKQEDRVFYHARDMAVVRARLTDCPVVLASATPSIESRVNAEEGRYGLLKLSSRYAEAAMPDLKLIDMRQSPPARGGFLSPLLLKAVAGRLERKEQSLLFLNRRGYAPLTLCRVCGHRFQCPDCSSWLVEHRFRGQIQCHHCGHAEPTPQACPECGTLDHLAACGPGVERIAEEVVGHFPDARIVVMSSDLLVGAKRVRLELEAIAKGEADIVIGTQLVAKGHNFPLMTLVGIVDADVGLTSGDPRAAERTFQLLSQVTGRAGRTGLKSLGLIQTYQPMHPVMQALVSGDADTFYEREIAERERAKLPPFGQLAAIIVSANTRAEADEHARGLRRVAPAARGLTVLGPAEAPLALIRGRHRFRLLVHGEKRADMQAYLKAMLASGQKERGSVRVQVDINPQSFL; translated from the coding sequence ATGACCCGCCATTCCGCTGCCGATTCTCAGAGCGTTCTGTTCGACGCGCCACCAACGCCCGTCGTCCCCGTGCCGGTCGTCTCCGTGCTCGTGCCGCTTCCGGCGCCCGAGCCATATTCCTATGTGGTGCCTGAGGGTCTGCAAGTCCAACCCGGATCGCTGGTACAAGTTCCGCTCGGCCCCCGTCAGGTGCTCGGCGTCGTGTGGGATGGGCCGCCGGGGCGTGAGATCGATGCGCGCAAGCTCAGGCCCATCACGCATGTCTTCGATTGTCCGCCGCTCGATGCGGTGATGCGCCGGTTCATCGAATGGGTTGCCGATTATACGCTGTCGCCGCCCGGTCTCGTCGCGCGCATGGCGCTGAGGGCCCCGGCGGCGCTCGATCCGGAGCCGATGATCGAGGGGTTGGCCGCGACCGGTGCCGTGCCCGAGAAGCTGACGCCTGCGCGGCGGCGCGTGCTGGACACGGCACAGGAAACCGGCGCCTGGACGAAATCGGGCCTTGCCCATGCGGCTGGCGTCTCGTCTTCCGTCGTCGACGGGCTCGTGAAGCAGGGCGCGTTCGCACCCATCCTTCTGCCGCCGCCGCCCGTCGTCGCTTTGCCCGATCCGACCTATGGCGGGGCGGAGCTCAGCGACGGGCAGGCTGGGTCTGCTGCGATCCTGCGCGAGGCGGTCGGCAAAGCACGGTTCGGTGTGCATCTTCTCGATGGCGTCACCGGTTCGGGCAAGACCGAGGTCTATTTCGCCGCCGTTGCAGAGGCCATCGAGCAGGGCAAGCAAGCGCTGATCCTGCTGCCGGAAATCGCGCTGACGCCGGCCTTTCTCGCTCGCTTCGAGGCCCGGTTCGGCGCGCCGCCGGCGGAGTGGCATTCCGAACTTGCGCCCCGTACCCGTGAAAGGGTCTGGCGGCAGGTGGTAGACGGGCGCGTGCGCATCGTCGTCGGCGCCCGCTCGGCACTCTTCCTGCCGTTCAAGGAGCTTGGCCTGATCGTCGTCGATGAAGAGCACGATCCGGCCTACAAGCAGGAAGATCGGGTGTTTTATCATGCGCGCGACATGGCGGTGGTGCGCGCGCGGCTGACCGATTGCCCGGTGGTGCTCGCCTCGGCCACGCCGTCGATCGAAAGCCGGGTCAATGCGGAGGAGGGGCGTTACGGTCTCCTGAAGCTTTCCAGCCGATATGCCGAAGCGGCAATGCCGGATTTGAAGCTGATCGACATGCGCCAAAGCCCACCCGCGCGGGGCGGCTTCCTGTCGCCGCTGCTTCTCAAGGCTGTCGCTGGTCGATTGGAACGCAAGGAGCAGTCGCTGCTCTTCCTCAATCGCCGGGGTTATGCGCCGCTGACGCTCTGCCGGGTCTGCGGACACCGCTTCCAGTGCCCGGATTGTTCAAGCTGGCTCGTCGAGCATCGGTTCCGCGGCCAGATCCAGTGCCACCATTGTGGCCATGCCGAACCGACGCCCCAGGCCTGCCCTGAATGCGGGACGCTCGATCATCTCGCAGCCTGCGGCCCGGGCGTCGAACGCATCGCGGAAGAGGTCGTCGGGCATTTTCCGGACGCGCGTATCGTCGTCATGTCGTCGGATCTGCTCGTCGGGGCAAAGCGCGTACGGCTGGAACTGGAGGCCATTGCCAAGGGGGAGGCCGACATCGTCATCGGCACACAATTGGTCGCCAAGGGACACAATTTTCCTCTGATGACGCTCGTCGGGATCGTCGATGCCGATGTCGGGCTGACGAGCGGCGACCCGCGGGCGGCGGAGCGCACGTTCCAGCTTCTCTCGCAGGTCACCGGGCGCGCCGGGCGCACCGGCCTCAAGAGCCTTGGTCTCATCCAGACCTACCAGCCGATGCATCCGGTGATGCAGGCGCTGGTATCGGGCGATGCGGATACGTTCTACGAGCGCGAAATCGCCGAGCGGGAACGGGCCAAGCTGCCGCCGTTTGGGCAACTGGCCGCGATCATCGTTTCGGCGAACACCCGCGCCGAAGCGGACGAGCACGCGCGTGGCTTGCGCCGCGTTGCGCCTGCCGCCCGGGGCCTCACTGTGCTCGGACCGGCGGAAGCGCCACTCGCGCTCATTCGGGGGCGTCACAGGTTTCGGCTGCTGGTGCACGGCGAGAAGCGGGCCGACATGCAGGCCTATCTGAAGGCGATGCTCGCCAGCGGTCAGAAGGAGCGGGGATCGGTGCGCGTGCAGGTCGATATCAACCCGCAGAGCTTTCTCTGA